One genomic window of Ctenopharyngodon idella isolate HZGC_01 chromosome 18, HZGC01, whole genome shotgun sequence includes the following:
- the nts gene encoding neurotensin/neuromedin N — protein MCRNCGTTNKMQMQLTSVMLLFLLCNGLCSDIDQGKRAIEEEVLRSLLTSKVKQSKHIAPLWQLPLQDVCRLMNSLGESWGSEEEQEDAEVQADYEQRVSGTLAQTLEEMHDLRNLCRVLQPRELQEDQEYLELDKNSDSPLKRKSPYILKRQLRTNKSRRPYILKRSVYY, from the exons ATGTGCAGAAACTGTGGAACTACCAACAAAATGCAGATGCAGCTGACCTCCGTTATGCtcctttttttattgtgtaATGGACTATGTTCAG ATATAGACCAGGGGAAAAGGGCAATAGAGGAAGAAGTACTGAGAAGTCTCCTCACTTCAAAG GTAAAGCAGAGCAAGCATATCGCCCCCCTGTGGCAGCTGCCTCTGCAGGATGTGTGCAGGTTGATGAACAGTCTCGGGGAGTCGTGGGGCAGCGAGGAGGAGCAGGAGGACGCAGAGGTTCAGGCTGACTATGAGCAGAGGGTCTCAGGTACCCTCGCACAAACACTTGAGGAAATGCATGACCTTCGGAACCTCTGCAGGGTCCTGCAGCCTAGAGAG CTTCAAGAAGACCAAGAATATCTGGAGCTGGACAAAAACAGCGACAGTCCACTGAAGAGGAAATCTCCCTATATACTAAAAAGGCAACTGCGCACCAATAAATCAAGACGGCCGTACATTCTGAAGAGAAGTGTGTATTACTGA
- the rassf9 gene encoding ras association domain-containing protein 9, whose amino-acid sequence MAPFGRNFLKARLKNRSKVVEETPGKEIQVLVCHEEKVVCGVTKHTTCADVVKALLEDHKTIPESKRLLHGEPKDFCILERWKGFERALPPLTRILRLWNAWGDERPFIQFVLMKTSDFVPSSKGAKRATKSRGARSKRWDQGPAQYAKTVSVEKQKRMVKKAFRKLEKIQKGETSEGSEEISKLVWLIISQDQTIRQQIHQMRELDVEIERAEEQQRSSPTPRSSITESDDSQSLSMSQFDSQLQEYLYTSDGIEQLDLHICRHQELIDQLSRDIDLELRNWTSELEDLKGAAAASPELELEHKLSLSSSDLVELESLRNEFETSMRAGLSLHVQMQEMEKELQRNKTALQSQNQEYQHLVAQLTALELEACPDQPSPVSLKSQIRATVSQQTTGKVRQTCSPTDATDTDSDTGISSTHSQDSLSPCVDRSPPLDTDV is encoded by the exons ATGGCTCCTTTTGGAAGAAACTTTCTGAAGGCGCGCTTGAAGAACAG GTCTAAAGTTGTAGAGGAGACACCAGGAAAGGAAATCCAGGTGCTTGTGTGTCATGAAGAAAAAGTAGTCTGTGGTGTGACCAAGCACACAACCTGTGCAGATGTAGTTAAGGCCTTATTGGAGGACCACAAGACTATACCAGAAAGTAAGAGGCTCTTACATGGGGAACCTAAAGACTTCTGCATCCTGGAACGGTGGAAGGGTTTTGAGAGAGCACTGCCACCTCTCACTCGAATCCTTCGCCTATGGAATGCTTGGGGCGATGAGAGACCTTTCATACAGTTTGTCCTCATGAAGACCAGTGATTTTGTGCCATCATCCAAGGGAGCCAAGAGGGCCACGAAGTCTCGGGGAGCGAGGTCCAAGAGATgggaccaaggacctgcacagTACGCCAAAACTGTATCTGTGGAGAAGCAGAAGCGCATGGTGAAGAAGGCCTTCCGTAAATTGGAGAAGATCCAAAAAGGAGAGACATCCGAGGGCTCAGAAGAGATCAGTAAGCTTGTATGGTTGATCATCTCCCAGGATCAGACCATCCGGCAGCAGATTCACCAGATGCGTGAGCTAGACGTGGAGATTGAACGAGCAGAGGAACAACAGAGGAGCAGCCCCACGCCTCGCTCCAGCATCACCGAGAGTGATGACAGCCAATCGCTGTCCATGTCCCAATTTGACAGCCAGCTTCAGGAGTACCTGTACACCAGTGATGGAATCGAGCAACTAGACCTACATATTTGCAGGCACCAAGAACTCATTGACCAGCTCTCTCGAGATATTGACTTAGAGCTGAGGAACTGGACTTCAGAATTAGAAGATTTAAAAGGAGCAGCAGCTGCTAGTCCAGAACTAGAGCTGGAACACAAACTCTCGTTGTCCTCCTCAGATCTCGTAGAGCTGGAAAGCTTACGCAACGAATTTGAGACAAGTATGAGAGCTGGGCTTTCCCTCCATGTCCAAATGCAGGAAATGGAGAAGGAACTACAGCGGAACAAAACAGCCCTGCAGTCCCAGAACCAGGAATACCAGCATCTAGTTGCCCAACTCACTGCGCTTGAGCTGGAGGCCTGTCCGGACCAGCCGAGCCCTGTATCTCTGAAGAGCCAGATCAGGGCCACTGTCTCTCAGCAGACAACAGGCAAGGTCAGACAGACATGCTCCCCTACAGATGCAACAGACACAGACTCAGACACTGGAATAAGCTCTACTCACAGTCAGGACTCACTGTCGCCCTGTGTGGACAGGTCACCTCCTTTGGACACTGATGTTTGA